In one Brevibacterium sp. CBA3109 genomic region, the following are encoded:
- a CDS encoding primary-amine oxidase: MSCHSASADPSAPSAPTPFTLPTEAEIATVTTVLREAGHFPAEARMTYVGLLDPVRGQAQHAVEVDRRFRAFVLNKSAGTALDIIVSATHSRLDSIAEVDSTTQGEFPVMEEEFELVEEVLAADPKWQESLARRGLPVEQVRVAPLSAGVFEYQEESGRRILRGLAFHQQHESDSAWAHPIDGLVAYVDVTNRTVDQILDLEDIPVPSEHGNYTDPQLTGPVRTTQKPIEITQPEGPSFTVSEGNHIEWEKWSLDVGFDMREGLILHNIAFTEGEATRTILDRAAIAEMVVPYGDPSPVRSWQNYFDTGEYLVGQWANSLELGCDCLGDITYLSPWVANNLGEARQIKNGICMHEEDASILAKHSDLWSDVAYTRRNRRFVISFFTTVGNYDYGFYWYLYLDGTIEFEAKATGVVFTSALPNGSSDFASQIAPGLGAPFHQHLFGARLDFALDGGKCRVEEEDVVRLPTSETNPRGNAFSRKRTILGTEQQAQRDADQSVARTWVVSNPESLNRLGEPVGYKLHPTGLPTLLAAEDSSIHRRAAFASKALWVSQYHQDERYPTGDFPNQHPGHAGLPAWTAADRNIDGEDIVLWHSFGLTHFPRVEDWPIMPVDTVGFKLRPEGFFDRSPVLDVPAPASGGHGDCCEE, translated from the coding sequence ATGTCCTGCCATTCTGCTTCTGCCGACCCCTCCGCCCCGAGCGCCCCCACCCCATTCACACTGCCCACCGAGGCAGAGATCGCGACCGTCACCACGGTGTTGCGCGAGGCCGGCCACTTTCCCGCCGAGGCGCGCATGACCTACGTCGGCCTGCTCGATCCCGTCCGTGGCCAGGCCCAGCATGCCGTCGAGGTGGATCGTCGTTTCCGTGCCTTCGTCCTCAACAAATCCGCTGGCACAGCCCTCGATATCATCGTCTCCGCGACCCATTCGAGGCTCGATTCCATCGCCGAGGTGGACTCCACCACGCAGGGTGAGTTCCCTGTCATGGAAGAGGAGTTCGAGCTCGTCGAGGAGGTTCTGGCTGCCGATCCCAAGTGGCAGGAGAGCCTTGCTCGTCGCGGTCTGCCCGTCGAACAGGTTCGGGTGGCTCCCCTATCGGCCGGTGTCTTCGAGTACCAGGAGGAGTCGGGGCGGCGCATCCTGCGCGGGCTTGCCTTCCACCAGCAGCACGAGAGTGATTCCGCCTGGGCCCACCCGATCGACGGCCTCGTCGCCTATGTCGATGTCACGAACAGAACCGTCGATCAGATCCTCGACCTCGAAGACATCCCGGTGCCGTCTGAGCACGGCAACTACACCGATCCTCAACTGACCGGTCCGGTGCGCACCACGCAGAAGCCGATCGAGATCACCCAGCCGGAAGGTCCGAGCTTCACCGTGTCCGAGGGCAATCACATCGAATGGGAGAAGTGGTCGCTCGACGTCGGCTTCGACATGCGTGAAGGCCTCATCCTGCACAACATCGCCTTCACCGAGGGCGAGGCCACCCGCACGATCCTCGACCGGGCGGCGATCGCGGAGATGGTCGTGCCCTACGGCGACCCTTCACCCGTGCGGTCCTGGCAGAACTACTTCGACACCGGCGAATACCTCGTCGGGCAATGGGCGAACTCGCTGGAACTGGGGTGTGACTGCCTCGGTGACATCACCTACCTGTCGCCGTGGGTGGCGAACAACCTCGGCGAAGCGCGGCAGATCAAGAACGGCATCTGCATGCATGAAGAGGACGCCTCGATCCTGGCCAAGCATTCGGATCTGTGGTCGGATGTGGCCTATACACGGCGCAATCGTCGTTTCGTGATCTCCTTCTTCACCACCGTCGGCAACTACGACTACGGCTTCTACTGGTACCTCTACCTCGACGGTACGATCGAGTTCGAGGCGAAGGCGACCGGTGTCGTCTTCACCTCGGCGCTGCCGAACGGCTCGAGTGACTTCGCCTCGCAGATCGCTCCCGGCCTGGGCGCACCGTTCCATCAGCATCTCTTCGGGGCACGCCTCGACTTCGCACTCGACGGCGGCAAGTGCCGCGTCGAGGAAGAGGACGTCGTGCGCCTGCCGACCTCGGAGACCAACCCGCGCGGCAACGCCTTCAGCCGAAAGCGCACCATTCTCGGCACTGAGCAGCAGGCTCAGCGGGATGCGGACCAGTCGGTGGCCAGGACCTGGGTGGTGTCCAACCCGGAGTCTCTCAACCGCCTCGGCGAACCCGTCGGATACAAGCTCCATCCAACGGGACTGCCGACTCTGCTCGCGGCAGAGGACTCTTCGATCCACCGTCGGGCAGCGTTTGCGTCGAAGGCGCTGTGGGTCTCGCAGTATCACCAGGACGAGCGCTACCCGACCGGTGATTTCCCGAACCAGCACCCCGGGCATGCGGGTCTGCCGGCGTGGACTGCCGCCGATCGCAACATCGACGGTGAGGACATCGTCCTGTGGCACAGCTTCGGCCTCACGCACTTCCCGCGGGTCGAGGACTGGCCGATCATGCCTGTGGACACGGTCGGATTCAAGCTGCGGCCGGAAGGATTCTTCGACCGCTCCCCCGTCCTCGATGTCCCGGCACCGGCGTCGGGAGGGCACGGAGACTGCTGCGAGGAATGA
- a CDS encoding TetR/AcrR family transcriptional regulator, which translates to MPKIVDHDQRRRELVEATLRIVVRQGLAGATMRDIAAEAGYANGAIKSYFASKSDLLAATYLFVYEATNRRVELSTAHLRGIAALRAFAHEVLPVTPDLHDEARVVLSFFAEVAQSPDHARTTRDTVAMWRRWILDWLRQAEGAGELAAEVVLEPAADVLLTYLLGAQTTAIIGGESFDFAGFRGQLDYVIARMSVNDDHSVGKSANTRDSLTG; encoded by the coding sequence ATGCCCAAGATCGTCGACCACGATCAGCGCCGTCGCGAGCTCGTCGAAGCGACCCTGCGCATCGTTGTCCGCCAGGGGCTGGCCGGGGCGACGATGCGCGATATCGCTGCCGAAGCCGGATACGCCAATGGTGCGATCAAGTCCTACTTCGCCTCAAAATCGGATCTGCTCGCCGCCACATACCTCTTCGTCTACGAGGCTACGAATCGTCGTGTCGAACTCTCCACTGCGCACTTGCGGGGAATTGCGGCATTGCGTGCCTTCGCCCACGAGGTCCTCCCGGTCACCCCCGACCTCCACGATGAGGCCAGGGTGGTCCTGTCCTTCTTCGCTGAGGTGGCGCAGAGTCCCGACCATGCTCGTACCACCCGGGACACCGTGGCCATGTGGCGGAGGTGGATTCTCGACTGGCTTCGCCAGGCCGAAGGCGCTGGAGAATTGGCCGCCGAGGTGGTGCTGGAGCCCGCCGCCGATGTTCTTCTCACGTATCTGCTCGGTGCTCAGACCACCGCGATCATCGGTGGCGAATCGTTCGACTTCGCCGGTTTCCGCGGCCAGCTCGACTATGTGATTGCCCGAATGTCAGTCAATGATGACCATTCGGTCGGTAAATCCGCAAACACCCGTGACTCCCTGACTGGTTGA
- a CDS encoding helix-turn-helix domain-containing protein, with protein MLLESTASDFDGWQALVSDSFVPLDTEPQRRGGFRGAISARDYDSVVMSHISANPHAVLRTPNLIARDAKAHGSALSPSSYYKVSLQLKGHGLLIQDGREVSLAPGSLAIYDTSRPYTLSFDCDFSSYVMMFPQSRVNLPTGTVGQLTATSIGAEHQLGAVATQIITQAGAMLPTLSRSVGIRLAGNVVDLLTTVMADELAETAEPPGERQHLWSEVTRFIDANLADPQLSPSTIAAAHFVSVRALHQVFEGSGETVSGEIRRRRIDRCRQDLADAQQSQVPVAAIGARWGLSDPAHFSRLFRSVVGSPPAAFRRSSLS; from the coding sequence ATGTTACTTGAGAGCACAGCCTCAGACTTCGACGGGTGGCAAGCGCTCGTCTCGGACTCATTCGTGCCGCTGGACACCGAACCCCAGCGCCGCGGCGGCTTCCGCGGAGCGATCAGCGCCCGCGACTACGATTCCGTCGTCATGTCCCATATCAGCGCCAACCCTCACGCGGTGCTGCGAACACCGAATCTCATCGCCCGCGACGCGAAGGCCCATGGCTCGGCCCTGAGCCCGAGCAGCTACTACAAGGTCTCGCTCCAGCTCAAAGGGCACGGGTTGCTCATCCAAGACGGTCGAGAAGTGTCACTGGCACCCGGATCTTTGGCGATCTATGACACCTCTCGTCCCTATACCCTGAGCTTCGACTGCGACTTCTCGTCCTACGTCATGATGTTTCCGCAGTCGCGAGTCAATCTGCCCACCGGCACCGTCGGCCAGCTCACTGCCACCTCGATCGGCGCCGAGCATCAGCTCGGAGCCGTGGCCACCCAGATCATCACTCAGGCCGGGGCCATGCTGCCCACACTGAGCCGATCGGTCGGGATCAGGTTGGCGGGCAATGTCGTCGACCTGCTCACCACCGTCATGGCCGATGAGCTCGCGGAGACTGCGGAGCCACCGGGGGAGAGGCAGCACCTCTGGTCGGAGGTGACCCGGTTCATCGATGCCAATCTCGCCGACCCGCAGCTCTCACCCTCGACGATCGCCGCCGCACACTTCGTGTCGGTGCGTGCCCTGCACCAGGTATTCGAAGGCAGCGGTGAAACGGTCTCCGGCGAGATTCGTCGGCGCCGGATCGATCGCTGCCGCCAAGACCTCGCTGATGCCCAGCAGTCTCAGGTGCCGGTCGCCGCGATCGGAGCCCGGTGGGGCCTGAGCGATCCTGCCCACTTCTCCCGACTCTTCCGCAGCGTCGTAGGGTCGCCCCCGGCCGCATTCCGTCGCAGCTCGCTGAGCTGA